A window of Diabrotica virgifera virgifera chromosome 9, PGI_DIABVI_V3a contains these coding sequences:
- the LOC126891267 gene encoding uncharacterized protein LOC126891267, producing the protein MACVEPCSIGVFEGGYMAKTKDEVPKFFVNHKVLKDVIVCRYGNTLKMDGKMTFRCNKMVLRKKRGPKKCGFCISARKGTFHENSKLAIDKIFLLVNLLLNWGPPRQEAALEELGISSSAMVDWYSYCREVFISFAINNSTKLGGPGSIIEIDEAKFGKRKFNRSRLFRCQWLFGGYERSTGNFFVIPVERRDADTLLGIIRDWILPGTTIYSDCWKAYNCLAHEGFHHQTVNHSKHFVDPETGTHSNHIERLWREVRSNIPKYGVKEAHFVGYLAEFYFKRRYTKRLERMHHFFKAASELYPPAY; encoded by the coding sequence ATGGCGTGTGTTGAACCATGTAGCATCGGCGTGTTTGAAGGTGGATACATGGCGAAAACCAAGGACGAAGTGCCCAAGTTTTTTGTTAATCACAAGGTGTTGAAGGATGTGATAGTGTGTCGGTACGGAAATACCCTTAAAATGGACGGAAAGATGACTTTCAGGTGCAACAAAATGGTCTTAAGGAAGAAACGTGGTCCTAAAAAGTGCGGATTTTGTATATCGGCGAGGAAGGGTACTTTTCACGAGAACTCCAAATTGGCGATAGACAAAATCTTTCTTCTCGTGAACCTTTTGTTGAACTGGGGGCCACCGCGTCAGGAAGCCGCTTTAGAAGAGCTTGGGATTTCTTCTTCTGCGATGGTCGACTGGTACAGTTATTGTAGAGAAGTGTTTATTAGCTTCGCTATTAACAACTCTACAAAACTAGGGGGTCCTGGTTCGATCATTGAAATTGATGAGGCCAAATTCGGTAAGCGAAAATTTAACAGAAGCAGACTTTTCCGATGCCAGTGGCTTTTTGGGGGATATGAGCGAAGCACTGGGAACTTTTTCGTTATTCCTGTCGAAAGAAGGGATGCCGATACTTTGCTTGGAATAATTCGCGATTGGATCCTTCCTGGTACAACTATATATAGCGATTGCTGGAAAGCCTACAATTGTTTGGCCCATGAAGGATTCCATCATCAAACTGTGAATCATTCCAAACATTTTGTCGATCCCGAAACTGGAACACACAGCAATCACATCGAGAGGTTATGGCGCGAAGTTCGCAGTAATATCCCCAAATATGGCGTCAAGGAAGCTCACTTTGTTGGATATCTTGCCGAATTTTACTTCAAGAGGAGATATACCAAACGCCTGGAGAGGATGCACCACTTTTTCAAAGCGGCTTCGGAGCTTTACCCGCCGGCATACTAA